DNA from Mesorhizobium sp. B2-1-1:
CGCCATTGTCGGTGCCGGACTGGTCGGCCGTGGCTGGGCGATCGTCTTCGCCCGGGCCGGCCATGATGTGACCATCTATGACGGCAGCGCCGACATCCGCGCCGCGGTGCTCGACAAGATCCGGGCCAGCCTTGCCGATATGCAAGAGGCCGGGCTGGTAGATGCCGTCGATGCAGTCATGCGGCGGCTGAACGTTGTCGATACGCTGGAGGGTGCGGTAGCGGATGCCGACTACATCCAGGAGTCGGTGCTGGAAGTGCGCGACATCAAGGAGGCGGTCTGTCTGGAGATTGACCGGGCGATGCGGCCCGACGCGGTCGTAGGCAGCTCCAGCTCCGGCATTCCGGCCTCGGCCTTCACCGGGTCCTGTGCCAACCGCCGGCGTTTTCTCGTCGCTCATCCCGTCAATCCACCGCATTTGATCCCGTTGGTGGAACTGGTCCCGGCGCCCTGGACCGACGCGGAGGCCGTTGCGTGGCTGCGGGTGCAGATGGAGGCCGTAGGGCAGGCTGCCGTGATCGTGCGCAAGGAAGTCGAAGGGTTCGTCCTCAACCGGCTTCAGGGGGCATTGCTGAACGAAGCCTGGGCCCTGCTCGAGGAGGGCGTGGCAAGTGCCGCCGATATCGACCTTACGGTGTCGCATGGGCTCGGCTACCGGTGGTCCTTCATGGGGCCTTTCGAGACGATCGATCTGAATGCGCCCGGCGGGATCGCGGACTACGCGAGACGTCTGGGACCGCTCTACCATTCGATCGCCCTCGCCAGGCGCGATCCGGCCCCCTGGTCGGAAGGGCTGGTTGCCAAGGCCGAGGAAGCGCGCCGCGAAAAGTTGTCAGCATCCCAACTCGCCGAACGCAGCGCCTGGCGCGACCGCAATCTAATGGCGCTGGCCGCCCATAAGCG
Protein-coding regions in this window:
- a CDS encoding 3-hydroxyacyl-CoA dehydrogenase, yielding MMDAIRKVAIVGAGLVGRGWAIVFARAGHDVTIYDGSADIRAAVLDKIRASLADMQEAGLVDAVDAVMRRLNVVDTLEGAVADADYIQESVLEVRDIKEAVCLEIDRAMRPDAVVGSSSSGIPASAFTGSCANRRRFLVAHPVNPPHLIPLVELVPAPWTDAEAVAWLRVQMEAVGQAAVIVRKEVEGFVLNRLQGALLNEAWALLEEGVASAADIDLTVSHGLGYRWSFMGPFETIDLNAPGGIADYARRLGPLYHSIALARRDPAPWSEGLVAKAEEARREKLSASQLAERSAWRDRNLMALAAHKRSTGV